A single Halarcobacter anaerophilus DNA region contains:
- a CDS encoding isopenicillin N synthase family dioxygenase, translating to MSSHTAFKELPIVNISKLFSSDLEDRKEVAKELGKAAREVGFLYITGHGIDKEKIAKLKDTTKKYFAQDYDTKMENYIGKSTNHSGYVPEGEEMFYGGKKDKKEAYDVNYDYTESKQIYPLLGPNQWPVMEGFKENVKEYYDSAMELGKVLLKGFALALDIDENSFDKFITTPPNQLRLIHYPANLDETNTQKGIGEHTDYECFTILLPTAPGLEVLNGNKEWIDAPLVEDAFVINIGDMLEVLSNGNFVATSHRVRKVKEERYAFPLFFTCDYETVIKPLDSIKPRFKDKKYDEVICGEHLYAQTIHTFTYLKNRLKNNEISLPESSKEIASYGKFKDM from the coding sequence ATGAGTAGTCATACAGCATTTAAAGAGTTACCTATAGTTAACATCAGTAAACTATTTTCATCTGATTTAGAAGATAGAAAAGAAGTGGCAAAAGAGCTTGGAAAAGCAGCAAGAGAAGTAGGATTTTTATATATAACAGGTCATGGAATAGATAAAGAAAAGATTGCAAAATTAAAAGATACTACAAAAAAATATTTTGCACAAGATTATGATACGAAAATGGAAAATTATATCGGAAAATCTACAAACCACAGCGGATATGTTCCTGAGGGTGAAGAGATGTTTTACGGCGGTAAAAAGGATAAAAAAGAAGCTTACGACGTAAATTACGATTATACGGAATCAAAACAAATATATCCTTTGCTTGGACCAAATCAATGGCCTGTAATGGAAGGTTTCAAAGAGAATGTAAAAGAGTATTACGACAGTGCAATGGAACTTGGAAAAGTCTTATTAAAAGGTTTTGCTTTAGCTCTTGATATTGATGAGAACAGTTTTGATAAATTTATCACTACTCCGCCAAATCAGTTAAGACTTATACATTACCCGGCAAACCTTGATGAAACAAATACTCAAAAAGGGATAGGTGAACACACCGATTATGAGTGTTTTACTATCCTTTTACCTACAGCACCGGGATTAGAAGTTTTAAACGGTAACAAGGAATGGATTGATGCTCCTTTGGTTGAGGATGCTTTTGTAATAAACATAGGCGATATGCTGGAAGTTTTAAGTAACGGAAACTTTGTAGCAACTTCACATAGAGTTAGAAAAGTAAAAGAAGAGAGATATGCTTTTCCTCTGTTTTTTACTTGTGATTATGAAACCGTTATTAAACCTTTGGATTCAATCAAACCTAGATTTAAAGATAAAAAATATGATGAAGTTATATGTGGAGAGCATCTTTATGCTCAAACAATACATACTTTCACATATTTAAAAAACAGATTAAAAAACAATGAAATATCATTACCTGAAAGTTCAAAAGAGATAGCCTCTTACGGAAAATTCAAAGATATGTAA
- a CDS encoding DMT family transporter, whose translation MSITLAWTVLIIAGVLEALWAISLKLSDGFTKLFPTVMIVVFTILIFYMLSKVMKVLPTGIAYCVWTGISILCLTAIEYFFFGIQMSWIKIFSIFLIIIGIFGLR comes from the coding sequence ATGTCAATAACATTAGCATGGACAGTTTTAATAATAGCCGGAGTTCTTGAAGCTTTATGGGCAATAAGCCTAAAACTCAGTGACGGCTTTACTAAATTATTTCCTACAGTTATGATTGTTGTTTTTACAATACTGATTTTTTATATGCTTTCTAAAGTTATGAAAGTATTGCCTACGGGAATTGCTTATTGTGTTTGGACAGGTATCTCTATACTTTGTCTAACCGCAATTGAATATTTCTTTTTTGGAATCCAAATGTCTTGGATAAAAATATTTTCAATTTTTCTGATAATAATCGGAATTTTTGGATTAAGATAA
- a CDS encoding putative urea ABC transporter substrate-binding protein: protein MKSSNFTKLFKLLSVIVLFAGLSTTSLFAKTKKDFKIAWSIYVGYMPWPVIDSQKILDKWGKKYGINIDVVQINDYIESINQYSAGKFDGCAMASFDSLSIPAAGGVDSTALILADYSNGNDAILSKTAKTVKELKGEKINLIELSISHYLLARALELNGMSERDIKTENTSDSDMVAAYGTDDVTTVTTWKPQVSEIEKIPNTNNVFNSSNLPGEIMDFFIVNTKTLKDNPAFGKALVGAWYEMMDLMTQKNEKAKEVLSQMATDSGTDLNGFLSQVKTTHFFYTPKEAVEYVNGKKIKDTMKFMAEFSFNHGLYGDGATDYKFVGIEFPNGEVIGDKNNIKLRFDDTYMKMAENNNL, encoded by the coding sequence ATGAAATCATCTAACTTTACGAAACTTTTCAAGTTATTGTCCGTGATTGTTCTGTTTGCAGGATTATCAACAACTTCGCTTTTTGCCAAAACAAAAAAAGATTTCAAAATAGCATGGAGTATTTATGTAGGATATATGCCTTGGCCGGTAATTGATTCACAAAAAATACTGGATAAATGGGGGAAAAAATACGGAATAAATATTGATGTGGTTCAAATAAACGATTATATTGAATCAATAAATCAATACAGCGCAGGAAAATTCGACGGTTGTGCAATGGCAAGTTTCGACTCACTAAGCATCCCTGCTGCAGGTGGTGTTGATTCAACTGCTCTTATTTTAGCTGATTATTCAAACGGTAATGATGCTATCCTTTCTAAAACAGCTAAAACAGTTAAAGAGTTAAAAGGTGAAAAAATAAATCTTATTGAACTCTCTATTTCCCACTACCTTCTAGCAAGAGCTTTGGAATTAAACGGAATGAGTGAAAGGGATATTAAGACTGAAAATACCAGTGATTCTGATATGGTTGCAGCATACGGCACTGATGATGTGACAACTGTTACAACTTGGAAACCTCAAGTAAGCGAAATTGAAAAAATACCAAATACAAATAATGTATTTAACAGTAGTAATCTTCCGGGTGAAATAATGGACTTTTTCATAGTTAATACTAAAACATTAAAAGATAATCCTGCTTTTGGTAAAGCTTTGGTGGGTGCTTGGTATGAGATGATGGATTTAATGACACAAAAAAATGAAAAAGCAAAAGAAGTTTTAAGCCAAATGGCAACAGACAGCGGAACTGATTTAAATGGATTTTTAAGTCAAGTTAAGACTACTCATTTCTTTTATACTCCTAAAGAAGCAGTTGAATACGTAAACGGTAAAAAAATCAAAGATACTATGAAATTTATGGCTGAGTTCTCATTTAATCATGGATTATACGGTGATGGAGCAACTGATTATAAATTTGTAGGAATTGAGTTTCCAAACGGAGAAGTTATTGGAGATAAAAATAATATAAAACTCAGATTTGATGATACATATATGAAAATGGCAGAAAATAACAACTTATAA
- the uca gene encoding urea carboxylase, whose translation MFKRVLIANRAEIANRVIRTLKKMNIESVAVYSEADKDASFVMNADISVSLNGSSLSETYLNHKKIIDICKEYEVDAIHPGYGFLSENVEFVRECEKNGIVFIGPTSKHIEDFGLKHTARQIAKDNSVPLLEGSELLNSLDEAKETANSIGYPVMLKSTAGGGGIGMKLCFSEDELIDAYDSVIKLAGSNFSNSGVFLEKYIQTARHIEVQIFGDGLGNVKTLGERDCSIQRRNQKVIEETPAPNLSDEVREQLFEASFKLAKAVNYKSAGTVEYIYDTQTQNFYFLEVNTRLQVEHGITEEVCGVDLVEWMIKIAAEDNTPLLEYKHNPKGHAIEVRVYAEDASKNFQPSTGLITKVEFPENVRCDTWIEDGCEVSPFYDPLLAKLITVSSSREENILKLQEILEKSKIYGIESNLTYLGEISKQNFFKDASFYTKVLDSFDYKPYKVDILKSGTMTTIQDYPGRQGFWNVGIPPSGAMDSLTPRLLNRLLNNSVKASFIEMTFIGATFKFRQETVIAFGGADMQAKLNGETIEMYKPIFVEAGDILEFKKVTGNGNRTYFAVQGGFDEAEFLGSSSTFTLGEFGGHGGRALKAGDVLSFSPAIKDEFEPLNLETKLCNEWEIGVVYGPHGSPDFFTNEDIKEFFNASWEVHFNSSRTGVRLIGPAPKWAREDGGDAGLHPSNIHDNAYAFGTIDFTGDMPIILGPDGPSLGGFVCPATVISSELYKVGQLKAGDKIKFIPLSIEQADKLTKAYEKALEENTSLPDIKDYESIEKNIINETPIIKKARFEELDIDVNVRVCGDKFILIEAGELKLDIELRFFIHALMKFYREKEINGLVDVTPGIRSLQIHFNPKEIKREELLILLDEALSSLTGIEELEVESRTVWLPLSWNDEGIQLAIKKYHQGVRKDAPWCPSNIEFIRRINGVKDTQKVYDTIFDADYLVMGLGDVYLGAPVATPLDPTHRFVTTKYNPARTWTPQNAVGIGGAYMCVYGMEGPGGYQLFGRTLQMWNSFKKTKEFEKPWLLRFFDVVKFYPVSHDELMDIRSKFLFGKYPLKIEEGSFNLKEYKEFLKSKSDEIEEFNKKRQKAFNDEKAMWKAKGLDSFKVEELHHEIKDEIILADDEEAVESIMSGNIWKIEVKVGQKVKAGEVLVVLESMKMEVEIETEVSGTVSKILYKEGDNIESGDILVVIKKDKK comes from the coding sequence GTGTTTAAAAGAGTTTTAATTGCAAACAGAGCAGAGATTGCAAACAGAGTTATAAGAACATTAAAAAAGATGAATATCGAGTCTGTAGCTGTTTATAGTGAAGCAGACAAAGATGCATCTTTTGTAATGAATGCAGATATTTCCGTCTCTTTAAACGGAAGCAGTTTATCTGAAACTTATTTGAATCATAAAAAAATTATAGATATTTGTAAAGAGTATGAAGTAGATGCTATTCATCCGGGATACGGTTTTCTAAGCGAAAATGTAGAGTTTGTTAGAGAGTGTGAAAAAAACGGTATTGTTTTTATAGGTCCTACTTCAAAACATATTGAGGATTTTGGACTAAAACATACAGCTCGACAAATTGCCAAAGATAACAGTGTTCCATTATTGGAAGGAAGTGAACTTTTAAATAGTTTAGATGAAGCAAAAGAGACTGCAAATTCTATTGGATACCCCGTAATGCTTAAAAGTACGGCAGGAGGCGGAGGAATAGGAATGAAACTCTGCTTTAGTGAAGATGAATTGATTGATGCTTATGACAGTGTAATTAAACTTGCAGGTTCAAATTTTAGTAACAGCGGAGTATTTTTAGAAAAATATATCCAAACTGCAAGACATATAGAAGTTCAAATCTTCGGTGACGGACTTGGTAATGTTAAAACTTTAGGTGAGAGAGACTGCTCAATTCAAAGAAGAAACCAAAAAGTAATAGAAGAGACTCCTGCTCCAAACTTAAGTGATGAAGTAAGAGAACAACTTTTTGAAGCCTCTTTTAAATTAGCAAAGGCAGTAAACTATAAAAGTGCGGGAACAGTAGAATATATTTATGATACGCAAACTCAAAATTTCTATTTTCTTGAAGTAAATACAAGACTTCAAGTTGAACACGGTATCACCGAAGAGGTTTGCGGTGTTGATTTGGTTGAGTGGATGATTAAAATTGCGGCAGAAGACAATACTCCTCTTTTGGAGTATAAACATAATCCAAAAGGTCATGCAATAGAAGTTAGGGTTTATGCAGAAGATGCAAGTAAAAACTTTCAGCCAAGTACGGGGCTTATTACAAAAGTTGAGTTTCCCGAAAATGTCAGATGTGATACATGGATTGAAGACGGTTGTGAAGTAAGTCCTTTTTATGATCCTTTATTGGCAAAACTAATTACCGTAAGCAGCAGTAGAGAAGAGAATATTTTAAAACTTCAAGAGATTTTGGAAAAGAGTAAAATCTACGGAATAGAGTCAAACTTGACATATCTTGGTGAGATTAGCAAGCAAAACTTTTTTAAAGATGCCTCTTTTTATACAAAAGTATTAGATAGTTTTGATTATAAACCGTATAAAGTAGATATTTTAAAATCCGGAACAATGACGACAATCCAAGACTATCCGGGAAGACAAGGTTTTTGGAATGTGGGAATCCCGCCTTCTGGAGCTATGGATAGTTTAACTCCGAGACTTTTAAACAGACTTTTAAATAACAGCGTTAAAGCATCTTTTATAGAGATGACTTTTATAGGGGCAACTTTTAAATTCAGACAAGAAACAGTTATTGCCTTTGGCGGGGCTGATATGCAGGCAAAATTAAACGGTGAAACTATAGAAATGTATAAACCGATTTTTGTAGAAGCAGGAGATATTTTAGAGTTTAAAAAAGTTACAGGAAACGGGAATAGAACTTATTTTGCTGTTCAAGGTGGATTTGATGAGGCTGAATTTTTAGGAAGTTCTTCTACCTTTACCTTAGGTGAGTTTGGAGGTCACGGTGGACGTGCTTTAAAAGCGGGAGATGTATTAAGTTTTTCACCTGCTATTAAAGATGAATTTGAACCTTTAAATTTAGAAACAAAACTTTGTAATGAGTGGGAAATAGGTGTAGTTTACGGACCTCACGGAAGTCCTGATTTTTTTACAAATGAAGATATAAAAGAGTTTTTTAATGCTTCATGGGAAGTTCATTTTAACTCTAGTAGAACAGGAGTTAGACTTATAGGTCCTGCTCCAAAATGGGCTAGAGAAGACGGAGGTGATGCAGGACTGCATCCTTCAAATATTCATGATAATGCTTATGCTTTTGGAACAATTGATTTTACGGGAGATATGCCGATTATCTTAGGACCTGACGGTCCTAGTTTAGGTGGTTTTGTTTGTCCTGCAACGGTTATTTCAAGCGAATTATATAAAGTAGGGCAGTTAAAAGCAGGAGACAAAATAAAATTTATACCTTTAAGTATAGAGCAAGCGGATAAACTTACTAAAGCTTATGAAAAAGCATTAGAAGAGAATACAAGTCTGCCTGATATCAAAGATTATGAATCTATTGAAAAAAATATTATAAATGAAACACCTATTATAAAAAAAGCTAGATTTGAAGAGCTTGATATTGATGTAAATGTAAGAGTTTGCGGGGATAAATTTATTTTGATTGAAGCGGGTGAACTAAAACTTGATATTGAACTTAGATTTTTTATTCATGCTCTTATGAAGTTTTACAGAGAAAAAGAGATTAATGGTCTTGTGGATGTGACTCCGGGAATCAGATCTTTGCAAATTCATTTTAATCCAAAAGAGATAAAAAGAGAAGAGTTGTTAATTTTGCTTGATGAGGCATTAAGTTCTTTAACAGGTATTGAGGAATTAGAAGTTGAATCAAGAACTGTTTGGTTACCTCTATCTTGGAATGACGAAGGGATTCAATTAGCAATTAAAAAGTATCATCAAGGTGTTAGAAAAGATGCTCCTTGGTGTCCAAGCAATATTGAATTTATCAGAAGAATTAATGGTGTTAAAGATACACAAAAAGTTTATGACACTATTTTTGATGCAGATTACCTTGTTATGGGATTAGGTGATGTTTATTTAGGTGCTCCTGTTGCAACACCGCTTGATCCAACCCATAGATTCGTAACAACAAAATACAATCCAGCTAGAACATGGACTCCTCAAAATGCAGTAGGTATCGGTGGAGCTTATATGTGTGTTTACGGAATGGAAGGACCTGGAGGTTATCAACTTTTCGGAAGAACCTTACAAATGTGGAATAGCTTTAAAAAAACAAAAGAGTTTGAAAAACCTTGGTTGCTTAGATTTTTTGATGTTGTTAAATTTTATCCTGTAAGCCATGATGAATTAATGGATATTAGAAGTAAATTTTTATTTGGAAAATATCCTTTAAAAATAGAAGAGGGAAGTTTTAATCTTAAAGAGTATAAAGAGTTCTTAAAATCAAAATCAGATGAGATTGAAGAGTTTAATAAAAAGAGACAAAAAGCCTTTAATGATGAAAAAGCAATGTGGAAAGCAAAAGGTTTAGACAGTTTCAAAGTTGAAGAGCTGCATCATGAGATAAAAGATGAAATTATATTAGCAGACGATGAAGAAGCCGTTGAATCTATCATGTCCGGAAATATTTGGAAAATTGAGGTTAAAGTAGGGCAGAAAGTAAAAGCAGGGGAAGTTTTAGTTGTACTTGAAAGTATGAAAATGGAAGTTGAAATTGAAACTGAAGTTTCAGGAACCGTATCTAAAATTTTGTATAAAGAGGGTGATAATATAGAAAGCGGAGATATCTTAGTTGTAATAAAAAAGGATAAAAAATGA
- the atzF gene encoding allophanate hydrolase, translating to MNLNIQKLREKYLKKELNVEEVLSSIKEKIEQTKDYNIWIYTLSDEQLSPYLENLKNKNIEELPLYGIPFAIKDNIDLKDIPTTAACKEYKYTPKKSAFVVQSLIDAGAIPVGKTNLDQFATGLVGTRSDYGECKNSINPEYISGGSSSGSAVSVALEMASFSLGTDTAGSGRVPAAFNNLIGVKASKGVVSTSGVVPACRSLDCVTIFTKSLTEAKTVFEIANKYDEEDIYSRVYIPTNKKSKENFTFAIPKKEQLEFFGDEEAKKLYFEAAKKFESLGGKAVEIDFAPFIESANLLYSGPWVTERFIAIKDVITKNEEVVNPTVRTIIKSGEKIDAVNYFESEYTLKKNRKYVDKVLKKFEFILTPTTGTIYKIAEVNADPIKLNTNLGYYTNFMNLLDLSALALPAGFRKNSLPFGVTIVGDKFDEELLFEYSSKYLGK from the coding sequence ATGAATCTAAATATTCAAAAATTAAGAGAAAAATATCTAAAAAAAGAGCTTAACGTAGAAGAGGTTTTATCTTCTATTAAAGAGAAAATTGAACAAACAAAAGATTATAATATTTGGATTTATACTTTAAGTGATGAGCAACTTTCTCCTTATTTAGAGAATCTAAAAAATAAAAATATAGAAGAACTTCCTCTTTACGGTATCCCTTTTGCAATAAAAGATAATATTGATTTAAAAGATATTCCCACAACTGCTGCTTGCAAGGAGTATAAATATACTCCCAAAAAGTCTGCTTTTGTAGTACAAAGCTTGATTGATGCAGGAGCAATTCCAGTAGGAAAAACAAATTTGGACCAGTTTGCAACGGGACTTGTTGGAACTAGAAGTGATTACGGTGAGTGCAAAAACTCAATAAATCCTGAATATATCTCAGGAGGTTCTAGTTCTGGAAGTGCCGTAAGTGTTGCTCTTGAAATGGCAAGTTTCTCTTTAGGAACCGATACAGCAGGTTCAGGAAGAGTTCCTGCTGCTTTTAATAACTTAATTGGAGTAAAAGCCTCTAAAGGAGTTGTTAGTACAAGCGGTGTGGTTCCTGCTTGCAGAAGTTTGGACTGCGTTACGATTTTTACAAAATCTTTGACTGAGGCAAAAACTGTTTTTGAGATAGCAAACAAATATGACGAAGAGGATATTTACAGCAGAGTTTATATTCCAACAAATAAAAAATCAAAAGAAAACTTCACTTTTGCAATTCCAAAAAAAGAGCAGTTGGAGTTTTTTGGCGATGAAGAGGCTAAAAAGTTATATTTTGAAGCAGCTAAAAAGTTTGAATCTCTTGGAGGAAAAGCAGTGGAAATAGATTTTGCTCCTTTTATAGAGAGTGCAAATCTACTTTACAGCGGACCTTGGGTAACTGAAAGATTTATTGCAATAAAAGATGTGATTACAAAAAATGAAGAAGTTGTAAATCCTACTGTTAGAACTATTATAAAAAGCGGTGAAAAAATCGATGCCGTAAACTATTTTGAATCAGAGTACACTTTGAAAAAAAATAGAAAATATGTGGACAAAGTTTTAAAAAAGTTTGAATTTATCTTAACTCCGACTACCGGAACGATATATAAAATTGCTGAGGTAAATGCAGATCCAATAAAGCTAAATACAAATCTTGGATACTACACAAACTTTATGAATCTGCTTGATTTAAGTGCTCTTGCACTTCCTGCTGGATTTAGAAAAAACTCTCTTCCTTTTGGAGTAACAATAGTAGGTGACAAGTTTGATGAAGAGCTTTTATTTGAGTACTCTTCTAAATATTTAGGAAAATAA
- a CDS encoding urea amidolyase associated protein UAAP1 has product MIKSENVVLKEILPSSVKWSKIIKRGQTVRLKALGENASLSAMFYNASNVAERFNSADTVKIQWNAFLGKGKVLFSEMGRVLFAITDDTTEGLLDVLGGISNERVIKENFGGEATYQSCRNGYHKSDKENFLIELGKYGMGKKDLIQALNLFRKVDVKEGSNLVLNQRCAKEGEYIDLTAHMDILLVLSNTPHAMDKSGVYKPSDVEISIFESVEIKDEDYKDYSDEAKRGFKNTNRYFV; this is encoded by the coding sequence ATGATAAAAAGTGAGAATGTAGTATTAAAAGAGATTTTACCTTCAAGTGTAAAATGGTCTAAAATTATAAAAAGAGGGCAAACAGTAAGACTGAAAGCTTTAGGAGAAAATGCAAGTTTAAGTGCAATGTTCTACAACGCTTCAAACGTAGCTGAAAGATTTAACAGTGCAGATACTGTTAAAATTCAATGGAATGCATTTTTAGGAAAAGGAAAAGTTCTTTTTTCAGAGATGGGAAGAGTTCTTTTTGCAATTACAGATGATACGACTGAGGGTCTACTTGACGTATTAGGCGGAATCAGTAATGAAAGAGTTATTAAAGAGAATTTCGGAGGAGAAGCAACTTATCAAAGTTGTAGAAACGGATACCATAAATCAGATAAAGAGAACTTCTTAATTGAACTTGGAAAATATGGAATGGGTAAGAAAGATTTGATTCAAGCACTTAATCTTTTTAGAAAAGTTGACGTAAAAGAGGGCTCAAACTTGGTATTAAACCAAAGATGTGCCAAAGAGGGTGAATATATAGATTTGACTGCTCATATGGATATTTTACTTGTTTTATCTAATACTCCTCATGCTATGGATAAAAGCGGAGTTTATAAGCCAAGTGATGTTGAAATCTCTATTTTTGAAAGTGTTGAGATTAAAGACGAAGATTATAAAGATTATTCAGATGAAGCAAAAAGAGGCTTCAAAAATACTAACAGATATTTTGTGTAA
- a CDS encoding urea amidolyase associated protein UAAP2, giving the protein MSKNIENAIYNEKLPSGLPWGRVIKKGQTFRIVDLEGCQAVDTLFYNANNINDRYSANDTIREQGSIFVTTGTKLLSTDDNVLMEVVDDTCGNHDTLGGHCSAESNSVRFGLDKKYMHSCRDNFLTIVAQLEMNPKDITNNINFFMNVPVEENGHLAIVDGISKPGDYVEMKAVTDTLVLISNCPQLNNPCNGYNPTPIQLIVWED; this is encoded by the coding sequence ATGTCAAAAAATATAGAAAATGCAATTTATAATGAAAAATTACCTTCAGGTCTTCCTTGGGGAAGAGTGATAAAAAAAGGTCAGACTTTTAGAATCGTAGATTTAGAAGGGTGTCAGGCAGTCGATACACTATTTTACAATGCAAATAATATAAATGATAGATATAGTGCAAATGACACAATAAGAGAACAAGGAAGTATTTTTGTTACAACAGGAACAAAACTTTTAAGTACTGATGATAATGTTTTAATGGAAGTAGTAGACGATACTTGCGGAAATCATGACACTTTAGGCGGACATTGCAGTGCTGAGAGTAACTCTGTTAGATTTGGACTTGATAAAAAATATATGCACTCTTGTAGAGACAACTTTTTAACAATCGTTGCCCAACTTGAGATGAATCCAAAAGATATTACAAACAATATCAACTTTTTTATGAATGTGCCTGTTGAAGAAAACGGACATTTGGCTATTGTTGACGGGATTTCAAAACCTGGAGATTATGTGGAGATGAAAGCTGTAACGGATACTTTGGTTTTAATTTCAAACTGTCCTCAGCTAAATAACCCTTGTAACGGATATAACCCGACACCAATTCAATTGATTGTTTGGGAAGATTAA
- a CDS encoding allophanate hydrolase-related protein has translation MSENEILVGVCGAHMRGLPLNYQLLDLDAKFIKEAKTVKGYRMFELTRKKPFRPGMFFDGNSEFYVGLEIWSMPIHNFGKFMKLIASPLGIGTIFLEEGESVHGFLCEPYYTKGEKEISKYGSWREYKCQ, from the coding sequence ATGTCTGAAAACGAAATTCTAGTAGGTGTTTGCGGAGCTCATATGAGAGGTTTGCCTCTAAATTATCAACTTCTTGATTTAGATGCAAAATTTATAAAAGAGGCAAAAACCGTAAAAGGATATAGAATGTTTGAACTAACAAGAAAAAAGCCTTTTAGACCTGGAATGTTTTTTGACGGTAACAGTGAATTTTATGTCGGTTTAGAGATTTGGTCTATGCCAATACACAATTTCGGAAAATTTATGAAGCTAATTGCTTCACCGCTTGGTATTGGAACTATATTTTTAGAAGAGGGTGAAAGTGTTCACGGATTTTTATGTGAACCTTATTACACAAAAGGTGAAAAAGAGATTTCAAAATACGGAAGTTGGAGAGAATACAAATGTCAATAA
- a CDS encoding ketopantoate reductase family protein: MDFIILGTGGIGAFYGAKLQSIGNNVTFIARGKQLEALKNNGLSLTHPTFTFNGKINVCSFEELENSKIQNCDAVIFTTKSASTKQLSQDLAKKINKDKKYPFLLSLQNGVENEDIICEYFPKNKVIGGLSRKIGAHIISFGVIEATGDVETIIGAIEQSDKNRNFLEEFKKQLIEARTKCEITKDIKFELWKKLIINNGVNALCALLRVKTGEIMSHKKLSKIVYGLMCETAIAARYDGIEISQDDVKQMFELIKDFDSIKPSMLVDVENNRAIELDEICNVVVEKCEKLNSDAPYTRTISTLLEYTYLEKNLIYKK; this comes from the coding sequence ATGGATTTTATTATTTTAGGAACAGGCGGTATCGGTGCTTTTTACGGAGCGAAACTTCAAAGTATCGGTAATAACGTAACTTTTATAGCAAGAGGAAAACAGCTTGAAGCTTTGAAAAATAACGGTTTGAGCTTAACTCATCCAACCTTTACTTTTAACGGGAAAATTAATGTTTGCTCTTTTGAAGAGCTTGAAAACAGTAAAATTCAAAATTGTGATGCCGTTATTTTTACTACAAAATCAGCTTCTACAAAACAACTTTCCCAAGATTTGGCCAAAAAAATTAATAAAGATAAAAAATATCCTTTTTTACTCTCTTTGCAAAACGGTGTAGAAAATGAAGATATTATTTGTGAATATTTCCCTAAAAACAAAGTTATAGGCGGTTTATCAAGAAAAATAGGTGCGCACATTATATCTTTCGGAGTTATAGAAGCAACAGGGGATGTTGAGACAATTATAGGTGCTATTGAACAGAGTGATAAAAACAGAAATTTTTTAGAAGAGTTTAAAAAGCAGTTGATTGAAGCAAGAACAAAGTGTGAGATAACAAAAGATATTAAATTTGAACTTTGGAAAAAACTTATAATAAACAATGGAGTAAATGCTCTTTGTGCTTTGCTTAGAGTAAAAACAGGTGAAATCATGTCCCATAAAAAACTTTCAAAAATAGTTTACGGACTAATGTGTGAAACCGCAATTGCCGCAAGATATGACGGGATTGAAATATCACAAGATGATGTAAAACAGATGTTTGAACTTATAAAAGATTTTGATTCTATAAAACCTTCAATGCTTGTTGATGTGGAAAACAACAGAGCAATAGAGTTAGATGAAATTTGTAATGTAGTAGTAGAAAAGTGCGAAAAATTAAATTCGGATGCTCCTTATACAAGAACTATTTCTACACTTTTAGAGTATACTTATTTAGAAAAAAATCTTATTTATAAAAAATAA
- a CDS encoding TorF family putative porin, translating to MEKKKSIILSLIVASSIATYAQAEEIGISTSITAASNYISRGMTQTDDKGAVFGEVTLSYKNFYAGLWASNVDFEDVDADVELDTYIGYATSFDNFNIDASYIRYYYPNSDDLLYYDEAVLDLSYTFDKLTLGAAYYWGTYTEDDGDKLDYYEGYASYDFDVVTAHASAGDYEDLGDNYTIGLTKTFALSNDDSLTLDISYADFDAEGSSGYDDESNLFATITYTF from the coding sequence ATGGAAAAGAAAAAAAGTATCATATTAAGTTTAATTGTTGCTTCATCTATTGCAACATATGCACAGGCAGAAGAAATTGGTATTAGTACAAGTATAACAGCAGCAAGTAACTATATCTCAAGAGGTATGACCCAAACTGATGATAAAGGTGCAGTTTTTGGAGAGGTAACTCTATCTTATAAAAATTTTTATGCAGGGTTATGGGCTTCAAACGTAGATTTTGAAGATGTTGATGCAGATGTAGAACTTGATACATATATAGGTTATGCAACCTCATTTGATAATTTTAATATTGATGCTTCTTATATAAGATATTATTATCCTAACTCTGATGATCTTTTATATTATGATGAAGCAGTACTTGATTTAAGTTATACTTTTGATAAACTAACTCTTGGAGCAGCGTATTATTGGGGAACATATACAGAAGATGACGGAGATAAACTTGATTATTACGAAGGATATGCTTCTTATGATTTTGATGTAGTAACTGCTCATGCTAGTGCGGGAGATTATGAAGATCTTGGAGATAACTACACTATTGGATTAACAAAAACTTTTGCATTAAGTAATGATGATTCTCTGACTTTAGATATTTCATATGCAGATTTTGATGCCGAAGGCTCAAGCGGATATGATGACGAAAGTAATCTTTTTGCTACGATTACATACACTTTTTAA